The following are encoded together in the Lactuca sativa cultivar Salinas chromosome 1, Lsat_Salinas_v11, whole genome shotgun sequence genome:
- the LOC111917856 gene encoding putative disease resistance RPP13-like protein 1, producing MAEIVSAFITLLCGKLNSADLMKLAQSNGIDTQLKKLKKTLPLIQAVLADARNKQITYIAAQRWLCDLCELTYDIDDLLDDLTTEDMRGKLNQESRASINNTILKLLSSFSNFGPHSIMYGRQMSCKLDEITYQLDTFLERKNDLGLNVIVEVESYRRARRLEEIPVESQIIGRERDKEALLMKLLGSDENVGVVSIVGMAGVGKTALAEVLYNEEKLKDHFELRAWVCVTEAYSIFHIGKSIWEAVSGEAKRFPDLNLLHVALKEKLSKKRFLLVLDDVWNIDYLLWKLLGSPPLVGAPGSKVIVTTGRTRVASVMGSIETYHLDLSNEDALSLFAQHALGEKTFNKHPTLRLHGEAIVKKCGGLPLALIMLGRVLKTSKNDDEWKKLLTNDVWDIKDARGILWTLKLSYYHLPPHLKLLFAYCSFFPRGYVFDKKTLVLMWMAEGFLSQSIGDKSMESLGYESFEELKSRSFFQYSTNDEVGHTMHYLLGDLATSVAGEFFFRSDEEMDVSNMNETFEKLRHFSLKALQGVSYKKLIKELQRSQRLRTFLLMSSGWKSNDLLDNFLVELLPDLQFLRGLSLSGWNITKIPQSIGDLKHLRYLNVSNTRITCLPEQVSDLCNLQSLLVSGCYELSALPESFVNLINLRHLDISRTPKLNKMPLGIGGLTSLQTLPKVIIERDNGFKISDLKDLSNLQGRLSIMGLDKVISPLQAKDANLHEKEGLDVLDMEWSDVFDDYRNELIEYEVLEELRPHHKLRNLKILFYKGMTFPDWVSDPSFDQLTELTLCGCRNDCLPMLGCLPSLGKLFVKRMNEVKTVDFELLSSSNSFLGVAFPSLEVLKFDDMQEWMGWFISGGNYYGTKKPFPRLRELSIKHCPRLVQVSIGFIPSLRVLHVEGCLEQVLRSIIGATSSLIALKMGNVKGLVQLDEEHLMCLGAVEDLYIDRCDELRYLGEPETEDYEFLSSLQKLEVRNCDALESLICPNRVERLVISCCRKMTSLTFSPLLQLPSSIMFSLRSLDIHGCNNLKSFPHEHLESLKSLEELCICDCPSMDYSFPCGLWPPNLRSLGIGYLNKPMSEWGPQKFPTSLVELLLYGKHSGVVSFAVGEHASNTTTSTSCFLLPPSLASLGLNGFMELESLSEVLQHLPCLKTLHIWSCPKLRDLPETTSSLTVKLWL from the coding sequence ATGGCTGAAATCGTTAGCGCCTTCATTACTTTGCTCTGTGGGAAGCTCAACTCCGCAGACTTGATGAAGCTGGCTCAATCTAATGGAATCGACACTCAGCTGAAAAAATTGAAGAAAACCTTGCCCCTGATCCAAGCTGTGCTTGCTGATGCAAGAAATAAGCAGATAACATACATAGCTGCTCAACGGTGGCTGTGCGATCTCTGTGAATTGACTTACGATATAGACGACTTACTCGATGATTTAACCACCGAAGATATGCGAGGCAAGTTGAATCAAGAATCCCGTGCTAGCATCAACAATACGATTTTGAAGTTATTGTCAAGTTTTAGTAATTTTGGTCCCCACAGCATCATGTATGGTCGGCAGATGAGTTGTAAGCTGGATGAGATTACCTACCAGTTGGATACATTTCTGGAAAGGAAAAATGATTTGGGTTTGAATGTAATTGTTGAAGTAGAGTCATATAGAAGGGCGAGACGGTTGGAGGAAATTCCAGTTGAGTCGCAAATAATTGGTCGGGAAAGGGATAAAGAGGCATTGCTGATGAAGTTGTTGGGAAGTGATGAAAATGTTGGCGTAGTGTCCATAGTTGGTATGGCTGGGGTAGGCAAAACCGCTCTTGCTGAAGTTTTGTACAACGAGGAGAAACTGAAGGATCACTTTGAACTTAGAGCATGGGTTTGTGTTACTGAGGCATACAGTATATTTCATATCGGCAAGTCCATTTGGGAAGCTGTAAGCGGGGAGGCCAAAAGATTTCCTGATCTTAATCTGCTTCATGTGGCCCTGAAAGAAAAACTTTCAAAGAAGAGGTTCCTACTGGTTCTTGATGATGTATGGAACATAGACTACCTTTTATGGAAACTTCTTGGAAGCCCGCCTCTTGTAGGTGCACCTGGAAGTAAAGTTATTGTCACAACCGGGAGAACCAGGGTTGCATCAGTGATGGGCTCTATTGAAACTTACCATTTGGATTTGTCAAATGAAGATGCTCTGTCTTTATTTGCTCAACATGCCTTGGGTGAAAAAACCTTTAACAAACATCCAACACTTCGGTTGCATGGTGAAGCTATTGTGAAGAAATGTGGTGGATTACCTCTTGCTCTAATAATGCTTGGGAGGGTCTTGAAGACAAGTAAAAATGATGATGAATGGAAGAAGTTGTTGACGAATGATGTATGGGATATAAAGGATGCAAGAGGGATTCTTTGGACTCTAAAACTAAGTTACTATCATCTCCCTCCACATTTGAAGCTGTTGTTTGCATACTGCTCCTTCTTTCCTAGGGGCTATGTGTTTGACAAGAAAACGTTAGTCCTAATGTGGATGGCAGAAGGCTTCTTGTCCCAATCAATAGGCGACAAGTCAATGGAGAGTTTGGGTTATGAGTCTTTTGAAGAGCTAAAGTCAAGATCGTTTTTTCAATATTCAACAAATGACGAAGTAGGGCATACAATGCATTACCTGCTAGGTGACTTGGCAACAAGTGTTGCAGGAGAGTTTTTCTTTAGATCCGATGAAGAGATGGATGTATCCAACATGAATGAAACTTTTGAGAAGTTACGCCACTTTTCACTTAAAGCTCTACAAGGTGTCTCATATAAAAAGCTGATCAAGGAATTACAAAGATCCCAACGTTTGCGCACTTTCTTACTAATGTCATCTGGTTGGAAAAGTAATGATTTATTGGACAATTTTCTTGTTGAATTACTTCCTGACCTACAGTTCCTAAGGGGGCTCAGTCTAAGTGGCTGGAATATAACAAAGATACCTCAATCCATTGGTGATCTCAAGCATTTGCGGTACCTCAATGTTTCTAATACTAGAATCACATGTTTGCCTGAACAAGTGAGTGACCTTTGTAATTTACAAAGCTTGTTGGTTAGTGGTTGTTATGAGTTATCTGCCTTGCCTGAAAGTTTTGTTAACTTAATAAACCTGAGACATCTTGACATAAGTCGTACTCCAAAGTTAAACAAGATGCCCTTGGGGATTGGTGGGTTGACAAGTCTACAAACTCTACCAAAGGTTATTATTGAACGAGATAACGGCTTCAAAATATCTGACCTTAAGGACCTATCAAATCTTCAAGGTCGACTTTCTATCATGGGGCTGGACAAAGTGATAAGTCCACTGCAAGCAAAGGATGCCAACTTACATGAAAAGGAGGGTCTTGATGTTTTGGATATGGAATGGAGTGATGTGTTTGATGATTATCGGAATGAGTTGATTGAATATGAAGTACTTGAAGAGCTAAGGCCTCATCATAAGTTGAGAAATCTGAAGATTTTGTTCTACAAAGGAATGACATTTCCTGATTGGGTGAGTGATCCCTCATTTGACCAGTTAACCGAGCTTACATTATGTGGGTGTAGAAATGATTGTTTACCAATGCTTGGATGTCTACCTTCACTTGGTAAATTGTTTGTTAAAAGAATGAATGAGGTGAAAACCGTGGATTTTGAGTTACTTTCATCTTCTAATTCTTTCCTTGGTGTTGCATTTCCATCGcttgaagttttgaaatttgatgatATGCAAGAATGGATGGGATGGTTCATTAGTGGTGGCAATTACTATGGAACTAAAAAACCGTTTCCTCGTCTGCGTGAGTTATCTATAAAACATTGTCCAAGATTGGTACAAGTGTCAATTGGATTTATACCATCACTTCGTGTTTTACATGTAGAAGGATGTCTGGAACAAGTGTTAAGAAGCATTATTGGTGCCACTTCATCGCTCATCGCATTGAAAATGGGGAATGTTAAAGGACTTGTTCAACTAGATGAAGAGCATTTAATGTGTCTTGGGGCCGTTGAAGATCTATATATTGATAGATGTGATGAATTAAGATACTTAGGGGAACCAGAAACGGAGGACTATGAGTTTCTTAGCAGTTTACAGAAGTTGGAGGTACGTAACTGTGACGCATTAGAGAGTTTGATTTGTCCAAATCGTGTGGAGAGGTTGGTGATAAGTTGTTGTCGTAAAATGACATCTTTGACCTTCTCACCATTGCTTCAACTCCCTTCCTCAATCATGTTTTCCCTAAGATCTCTTGACATCCATGGCTGCAACAATCTAAAATCATTTCCTCATGAGCATTTGGAGAGTCTCAAATCTTTGGAAGAACTGTGTATATGTGATTGTCCTAGTATGGACTATTCCTTTCCTTGTGGGTTGTGGCCTCCTAATTTACGTAGCCTTGGTATAGGATACTTGAATAAGCCCATGTCAGAGTGGGGCCCACAAAAATTTCCAACCTCACTTGTTGAACTACTTCTATATGGAAAACATTCAGGAGTCGTTTCATTTGCTGTGGGAGAACATGCGAGCAATACCACTACTTCTACATCATGTTTTCTTCTGCCACCATCTTTAGCATCTCTGGGACTGAATGGTTTTATGGAATTGGAATCACTTTCAGAGGTTTTACAACACCTGCCCTGCCTTAAAACTCTTCATATTTGGTCATGCCCGAAACTTAGAGATCTGCCCGAGACAACTTCATCTTTGACAGTAAAACTGTGGCTGTAG